One part of the Procambarus clarkii isolate CNS0578487 chromosome 41, FALCON_Pclarkii_2.0, whole genome shotgun sequence genome encodes these proteins:
- the LOC138373258 gene encoding F-box DNA helicase 1-like: MGNDSGEVTDVIELCYCLFQVFVGDSYQQLGSSGGTVSALDKVTHTHKFFLHQSFRFGPEVSYVAQCTLEALHGVPHRTVVGAKIKDSFVHAPNPRLFDPSSKLKRAYIAKSNVELYKIATEMCEDTRYLAASMTFAGGLSKYGYDDVMDIFNLYQIQEGLATRESANIQNPLVAKFETVAELKEYAESNDDDELFSKIEMFNYSGSRTPYHVTLLTQRCSNTEASVADITFSTVHMAKGLEWDWVILTGDFIDNNIILITNIDEELRLAYVSVTRARKFFTINKAVLYALLFAHDELDVLVARKSVEESVVCLWCRTLVTPASSPLIIKALSYYICHSGNRFPGGYMCNGCATNEIFEAAIRTHRSIDCEMEVFARASRLRLITGKQHESARYNYNATNRMAVVTYRFLLHGFNGSSRIRIYDNMSVFSKSMFQSLLNG, translated from the exons atgggaaacgactctggcgag GTGACAGATGTTATTGAATTGTGCTATTGTTTGTTTCAGGTGTTTGTGGGAGACTCGTACCAACAGCTTGGCTCCTCCGGAGGGACAGTCAGCGCCCTGGATAAGGTTACCCACACTCACAAGTTTTTCCTCCACCAGTCTTTCAGGTTCGGACCGGAGGTGTCATATGTGGCACAATGTACTCTGGAAGCTCTCCATGGAGTTCCCCACCGGACTGTCGTCGGAGCAAAAATAAAGGACTCGTTTGTCCATGCTCCAAATCCTCGACTTTTTGACCCAAGCTCAAAACTCAAAAGGGCTTATATAGCCAAGTCAAATGTGGAACTTTATAAAATAGCCACGGAGATGTGTGAGGATACAAGGTACTTAGCAGCATCCATGACATTTGCTGGTGGGCTGAGTAAATATGGATATGACGATGTTAtggatatatttaatttatatcaaATTCAGGAGGGACTTGCCACAAGAGAATCGGCAAATATTCAGAACCCATTAGTGGCTAAGTTCGAAACAGTAGCCGAACTTAAGGAATATGCTGAATCTAACGATGACGACGAGCTATTTTCCAAAATTGAGATGTTCAATTACAGTGGGAGTAGGACACCCTATCACGTGACTCTGCTTACTCAGAGGTGCAGCAACACAGAGGCGTCCGTAGCAGACATTACCTTCAGTACAGTTCACATGGCCAAGGGCCTAGAATGGGACTGGGTTATATTGACAGGAGACTTTATTGACAATAACATTATCTTgattacaaatattgatgaagagTTGAGGCTGGCGTATGTGTCTGTGACGCGAGCCAGGAAGTttttcaccatcaacaaagcagtTCTCTATGCCCTCCTATTCGCCCATGACGAGCTGGACGTGTTAGTAGCGAGGAAAAGCGTCGAGGAGAGCGTTGTGTGTCTGTGGTGCCGCACCCTGGTCACCCCCGCGTCCTCCCCGCTCATAATTAAG GCACTGTCATACTACATATGTCATAGTGGTAACCGGTTTCCTGGAGGATATATGTGCAATGGGTGTGCAACAAATGAAATATTCGAAGCCGCCATCAG AACGCATAGATCGATAGATTGTGAAATGGAAGTCTTTGCTCGAGCCTCCCGCTTAAGGttgatcactgggaagcagcacgAATCAGCCCGCTACAACTACAACGCAACGAACAGA ATGGCTGTTGTCACGTATCGGTTCTTGTTGCatggtttcaatggcagttcacGAATCCGTATTTATGACAacatgtcggtgttcagcaagagcatgttccaaagcctattGAATGGTTAG